Genomic window (Chitinophaga parva):
CGGTGCCCAGGATGATGCCCATTTGCCAGAGCGCGGGGTCATTATCGCCGGGTACAAAATCCACCGGGTTGTTGTAAAACACGTTATCGTCATAATAGCCATCCAGGCGGAAACGCACGTCAAATACGCCGCTCAGGCTAAAGAGATAAGATACGGCGCCTGGGTAGCGGAACGCAAAATTGGCGGCCTGGTAGCCCCCGAAACTGCATCCTGCCACGGCAATGCGGTCGTAGCCGGATTCCCCGCGGATGCGGGGCAGCAGCTCGTTGTGCAGCATGGCATTGTAACGGGTATGGTTATGTGCCCGCTCCGCAGGGGGCACCTGCTTGTTATACCAGCTCCAGGCATCTACGCTGTCGGGGCAGTACACTTTTACCAGCCCGTTGTCTATAAACCAGGCAATGGCGTCAATGAGACCATTGTCTTTACTTTCATAGTATTTCCCCATGGAAGTGGGGAAGAGGATTAACGGGTGTCCACGGTCTCCGTATACCAGCACATCAATTTGCCGGTCCAGGGAAGGGGCGTACCATTGGATATAATTTTCGATCACCGGCATGGATTTGTATAAATATACGCAGAAATGTGCGTGCAGTCAACCCATACTTCCAGGAATGCCATTTGTACATTAGAACGGCGCATTCCTGCAACCATAGCGGTCTCCGGACTGAGTGCCCAGTTTATTTTTTTGTAACTTGTCGCCATGAAAATTTTGGAAGAGCGCCTGACGCTTTATTCCAGCTACCTGCTGCGGGAGGTGGTTGTAGATTGTTATTTTATGGAGGGTATGGCAGGCCCGGTACAGTTGCTGCTTCTCAATGACGGGCAGCAGGCCCCCTTGCTGGACCTTCCCGGCAAACTGGCCAAACGCCCTGCTGATAGGCCGCTGCTCATAGCCGCCATCCATGCGGGGCCCCAGCGCCTGCAGGAGTATGGAACGGCCCGGGTAGTCAGCGAAAAAGGGCAGGGCCTCAAAGCCACCGCCTACACGCGCTGCGTGGTGCGGGAAATATTGCCATTCCTGGCCGCGCATTTTACCACCCTGC
Coding sequences:
- a CDS encoding esterase family protein; translation: MPVIENYIQWYAPSLDRQIDVLVYGDRGHPLILFPTSMGKYYESKDNGLIDAIAWFIDNGLVKVYCPDSVDAWSWYNKQVPPAERAHNHTRYNAMLHNELLPRIRGESGYDRIAVAGCSFGGYQAANFAFRYPGAVSYLFSLSGVFDVRFRLDGYYDDNVFYNNPVDFVPGDNDPALWQMGIILGTGEYDICLAENENFSRILSTKHIQHWLDIRPQARHDWPLWKAQLPHYLSLM